A window from Montipora capricornis isolate CH-2021 chromosome 7, ASM3666992v2, whole genome shotgun sequence encodes these proteins:
- the LOC138057695 gene encoding melanocyte-stimulating hormone receptor-like, translating into MRMTTFNASVFCSEELTKGLHKQLIWFSVVNIIVAFTTISANTLILLALPKVTSIHPPSKVLLGNLIVSDLCVGVVEITIVIYWISMVQEWWQICPDFYFAHEIGGTILFPVSLWTITAMSVDRLLALLLGLRYRQVVTLRRVYVFLIAFWVCFGSGVVALGFYSYIAWEIFIATSTLLCLIISTYCYSRIFLRLRHHQTQAQERAHQQGNETVPMNFTRYKKTLSTTMLLQLALVICFFPFAIVASFAYRQIRRQSTASFLGLYVTLTLMFFNSTLNPVLYCWKMKEVRHAVKDTMRQLFCSLNQ; encoded by the coding sequence ATGAGAATGACAACATTCAACGCTAGCGTATTCTGCTCGGAAGAATTAACCAAAGGCTTACACAAGCAACTGATATGGTTTTCTGTCGTCAACATTATAGTTGCGTTTACTACAATTTCGGCAAACACTCTTATCCTACTCGCGCTTCCCAAGGTAACCTCGATTCATCCACCTTCCAAAGTATTGCTTGGAAATTTGATAGTAAGCGATCTCTGTGTTGGCGTCGTAGAAATAACGATCGTTATTTACTGGATCTCCATGGTACAAGAATGGTGGCAGATTTGTCCTGATTTCTATTTTGCGCATGAGATAGGAGGCACTATTTTGTTTCCAGTATCATTGTGGACAATAACTGCCATGAGCGTGGACAGACTTCTGGCGTTGTTATTAGGACTTAGATACAGACAAGTTGTGACCTTAAGACGAGTGTATGTGTTTCTTATCGCCTTCTGGGTTTGTTTTGGCAGCGGAGTTGTCGCACTTGGATTTTACAGCTACATCGCATGGGAAATTTTCATTGCTACGAGTACACTGCTTTGTCTGATAATATCCACCTACTGTTACAGCAGGATTTTCCTTAGGCTTCGTCATCATCAAACTCAAGCACAAGAAAGAGCTCACCAACAAGGAAATGAAACAGTTCCAATGAATTTTACAAGATACAAAAAGACATTGTCGActacaatgttgttgcaattgGCATTAGTAATTTGCTTTTTCCCGTTTGCGATTGTCGCGTCGTTCGCATATCGACAAATAAGAAGACAGTCGACAGCTTCTTTTCTTGGGTTGTATGTTACATTAACTTTAATGTTTTTCAACTCAACTTTAAATCCAGTTTTGTACTGTTGGAAGATGAAAGAAGTGAGACATGCAGTGAAAGACACAATGAGGCAACTTTTTTGTTCTCTAAACCAGTAG